From the Tistrella bauzanensis genome, one window contains:
- a CDS encoding cysteine hydrolase family protein: MTDRHSTVLLVVDVQETFAPPASLVACLTGLARRYPSVATLELHDEDKVPFAAQIGWTPRRADRCLVPVDRVFVKHGYLPPEALIGHLRALAPARVLAACRTFPSVRAVR, translated from the coding sequence GATGTGCAGGAAACCTTTGCCCCGCCCGCCAGCCTTGTCGCCTGTCTGACCGGCCTTGCCCGGCGCTATCCTTCCGTGGCGACCCTGGAGCTGCATGACGAGGACAAGGTGCCGTTCGCGGCCCAGATCGGCTGGACCCCGCGGCGCGCGGATCGCTGTCTGGTGCCGGTCGACCGGGTGTTCGTGAAGCATGGCTATCTGCCGCCGGAGGCGCTGATCGGCCATCTTCGGGCGCTGGCGCCAGCGCGGGTTCTAGCAGCCTGTCGGACTTTCCCCAGCGTGCGAGCGGTGCGATGA